GCCCCTGCGCGGAACGGCGACCGGGCGATGTCGGTTTATAGGTCTTGACTCCCATCGATTGAATAACCTCTAGCTAAAATGAACTTCGCTTTTATCCTTCGAACAGCGTCAGCTTCTCACCCTCTTTCAGGGTAACGATCGCCTTCTTCCAATCGGGACGCTTCCCGACAAACCGGCCGAGTCGCTTTTCCTTACCGAGGACGTTCACGATGTGAACGCTTTCGACCTTCACGTTCAAGGTCTCCTCGACGGCCCGCTTGACCTCGGTCTTGTTTGCCTTCGGACGAACCATAAAACAATATTTGTTATATCCTTCACGCAACAGCGTGCTCTTCTCCGTCAAAACCGGACGGACGATTAAATCATGCCGATTCATGGTTACCCCACACTTCTACAAGCCTGGCGATGTCCCGCCGCGTGGTCAGGAGCGTATCCGCCAGAAGGAGATCATAGACGTTTAACTGCCGAACCTCCTGCACCTTCACCGCCGCGAGATTGCGGGTGACCCGGCCGAGGTTTTCCGTTATCTGAGAGACGACCAGGAGAATCTTTCCCTCCAGACCGAGCCGACTGAGCAGATTCACCATCGACTTTGTCTTGGGCTCGGAAATCTCCAGATCCTCCAGAACGACCACCCGTCCCTCTTGAACTTTGGAGGAAAGGGCCGAGAAGAGCGCCTTCCTTGCTTTCTTCTTCGGGATGTCATAACCATAGCCGCGCGGGAGCGGTCCGAAGGTCGTCCCTCCCCCCCTCCAAATGGGAGATCGGTTCGATCCGGCACGCGCCCGTCCCGTTCCCTTCTGCTTCCACGGCTTTTTTCCGCCGCCGCTGACAAACCCTTTTGTCTTTGTCGCAGCCGTTCCCTGACGCATCGATGCCAGCTGCATCTGGACGATTTCGTGAAGAAGCCCTCTCGAAACTTCTGCGCCGAAGATCGGCTCGTCGAGCGTGAGGGTTCCGGTCTTCTCGTTCTGCATATTTTTAACTTCTACGTCAGGCATGATCCCCTCTACTTCTTCGCCGCTTCGGCCGGCTGTTTCTTGATCTTCTGCTTCTTCGACTTGCGGATCAGCACCAATCCCTTTGGACTCCCGGGAACCGCTCCTTTAATGAAGATCAGGTTCTCGTCCAGCCGGATCTCGATGATCTGCAACCCTTCGGTCGTCACCTGCTCATTCCCCATGTGTCCCGGCATTCCCTTGTTCTTCCAGACGCGGGAGGGGAAAGAGCTCGCTCCGATCGATCCGGGGTGCCGGTGGAACATCGAACCGTGTGTGGCGGGACCGCCGGCATAATGGAAGCGTTTCATAACCCCCTGAAAACCTTTTCCCTTCGAGACGCCGGTGACATTGACGATCTCTCCCTTCTGGAAGATATCCGCCTTGATCACTTGGCCGAGGGTGATCCCATTGAGGTCTCCCTTGAATTCCTTCAGCACCCGCGCGGTGGTGACGTCCGCCTTTTTAAAATGGCCTCGTCCCGGGCGGTTGATCCGGTGTTCCTTGACCTCATCGAAGGAGAGCTGCGCCGATTGATATCCCTCTTTCTCGGCCGTCTTGATCTGAACGACCTTGCAGGGGCCGACCTCCAGGACGGTGACGGGGACCAACTTCCCCTCATCCGTATAGACCTGCGTCATTCCAAGCTTATATCCGATTAACCCGTTTACCATCTCTATCACCATTTTATGTGGGGGCCTGTGCGGCAACTGAAGAAGATCCGTCCTCCATTGCCCCCACGCCCCGCGGCTTGCACCGGCAAAGCCGGCTGCTCGCCTTATTAAAACATCTCTCGCCTTAGAGTTTAATCTCCACGTTGACGCCGGCCGAAAGGTTGAGCTTCATCAAGGCATCGACCGTTTCGGGCGTCGGCTCCAAAATGTCGATGAGACGTTTATGGGTCCGGATCTCGAATTGCTCCCGGGACTTTTTGTCGACGTGCGGCGATCTGAGCACTGTGTATTTGTTGATTTTCGTCGGCAGAGGAATCGGACCGGCCACTTTGGCGCCGGTTCGCTTTACCGTATCGACAATTTCACCCACCGATTGGTCGAGAACACGGTAGTCATACGCCTTTAAACGAATTCGAATTTTCTGATTCACAATTCCTCTTTTTCTATGTGGGGGCCTGTGCGGCAACTGAAGAAGATATGTCCTCCAGTGCCCCCACGCCCCGCGCTCGCATGGGCGAAGCCCACTGCTCGCTTTGTTTATCTACAACTGACCTACTTAATGATTTTAGTAATAACGCCGGCGCCGACGGTTTTGCCCCCTTCGCGGATGGCGAATCGGAGGCCTTCTTGCATGGCGATCGGCATGATCAGCTCGACTTCCATGGTGACGTTGTCTCCGGGCATGATCATCTCCGGCAGCTTCACAACGCCGGTGACGTTGGTGGTGCGAAGGTAGAACTGAGGCCGATATCCGTTGAAGAAGGGGGTGTGTCGGCCTCCTTCTTCTTTGGTGAGGATGTAGGCTTCGGCGTTGAAGACGGTGTGCGGGGTGATACTCGCAGGCTTGGCGAGCACCATGCCGCGCTCGACGTCTTCTTTCTTCGTCCCTCTTAAGAGCACTCCGATGTTATCTCCGGCTTGTCCCTGGTCTAAGATTTTGCGGAACATCTCTACTCCGGTAACAACGGTCTTCTGGGTCGGCTTGATGCCGACGATTTCGATCTCGTCTCCGACTTTGACGATCCCTTTCTCGCAGCGGCCGGTGACGACGGTGCCTCGCCCGGAGATGGAGAAGACGTCTTCGATCGGCATGATGAAGGGCTTGTCGATCTCGCGCTGAGGGGTGGGAATATAGCTGTCGATGGCGTCCATCAATTTCATGATCGCCTGCTCTCCCATCTCCCCTTTGTCCCCCTCTAGGGCTTTCAGTGCAGAGCCGATGACGACGGGGATGTCATCGCCGGGGAATTCATATTTGCTCAGCAGCTCTCGGACTTCCAGCTCTACGAGTTCCAATAGCTCTTTGTCGTCGACCATGTCGGCTTTGTTCAAGAAGACGACAATATACGGCACTCCGACCTGGCGTGCAAGCAGAATATGCTCGCGCGTCTGGGGCATGGGACCGTCGGCCGCTGAGACGACTAAGATGGCGCCGTCCATCTGGGCCGCCCCGGTGATCATGTTCTTGACGTAGTCGGCATGCCCCGGGCAGTCGACATGGGCGTAGTGGCGCTTATCCGTCTGGTACTCTACATGCGCAATAGCAATGGTGATGCCGCGCTCTTTCTCCTCGGGGGCTTTGTCAATCTGATCATATGCTAAGTACTCGGCAAACTTCTTCTCCGCTAACACTTTCGTGATCGCAGAGGTCAACGTCGTCTTCCCATGGTCCACATGCCCAATCGTCCCAATGTTCACATGCGGCTTCGTCCGCTCAAATTTCGCCTTCGCCATCTATCCCTCCAAAAAAATTCAGGGTTGAATATAAAATTTATAAACCGGTGTTAAGCAGCGGTCCCTTGATTCTTTGCAATAATCTCATCGGAGATATTTTTCGGAACCACATCATAGTGGGCAAATTGCATTGTGAAGACGCCGCGCCCCTGCGTCATCGACCGAAGATCGGTCGCATAACCGAACATCTCCGCGAGCGGGACCTGCGCGGAAATGACCTGCGCGCCTCCCCGCATTTTCATTCCAAGAATTTTTCCCCGCTTGGAGCTGAGGTTCCCGATGACATCGCCCATGTACTCTTCAGGAACGATCACCTCTAAATCCATGATCGGCTCCAACAGCGCCGGATTGGCCCGCTTCGTCGCTTCTTTGAAGCCCATCGACGCGGCAATCTTAAACGCCATCTCCGAGGAGTCGACCTCGTGGTACGATCCATCGGTAAGGATCGCTTTGAAATCGACCATCGGATAACCGGCCACCACGCCGGAGGTCATCGCTTCGCGAATCCCCTTCTCTACCGCAGGGATGTACTCTTTCGGAACCGAACCCCCGACGATCTTATTGACGAACTCGAATCCTTTTCCCGGTTCCTGAGGCTCGACCGTCAACCAAACATGTCCATACTGTCCCCGGCCGCCCGACTGCCGGATATATTTTCCTTCCGCCTCGGCCCGGGTCTGGATCGTTTCCCGATAGGCGACCTGCGGCTTTCCGACGTTTGTCTCGACCTTAAATTCTCTTTTCAACCGATCGACGATGATCTCCAGGTGCAGCTCCCCCATTCCCGAGATGATCGTCTGCAACGTCTCTTCATCGGTGGAGACGCGCAGCGAGGGGTCTTCCTGAATCAGCTTCTGCAACGACAGCCCCAACTTTTCCTGGTCGGCTTTCGTCTTCGGCTCAATCGCCATCGCGATCACCGGCTCCGGGAACTTCATCACTTCCAGAAGGACCGGATGGTTTTCATCGCAGAGGGTATCTCCCGTCGTGGTATTTCTCAATCCAACCGCCGCGGCGATATCCCCGGCATAAACTTCCTTGATATCTTCCCGCTTATTCGCATGCATCTTCAGAATCCGGCCGATCCGCTCTTTATTCTCCTTGGTCGAATTATAGATGTACGAGCCGGAGGTCAAGACGCCGGAGTAGACGCGGAAAAAGGTCAGCTGGCCAACGAACGAATCGGTCATAATTTTAAAAGCCAACGCGGAGAACGGCTCGTCGTCACGGACTTTTCGAATCAGCTCCGCGCCGGTTTTCGGATCAATCCCCTTCATCGGCGGAACATCCAGCGGAGAAGGAAGATAATCGACCACCGCATCGATAAGAAGCTGAACCCCTTTGTTCTTAAAAGAAGCGCCGCAGAGGACCGGGACGATCTTCATTGTCAGCGTCCCCTTGCGGAGCGCCGCCTTGATCTCTTCCGGCGTGATCGTCGCGCCGTTTAAAAACTTTTCCATCAGCGTATCGTCGATGTCGGCGAGCGCCTCGATCATCTTATCGCGATACTCCTGCGCCGTCGCGCGGAGCTCTTCCGGAATTTCATCGACGACATATTTCGCGCCGAGCGTCTCATCATCGAAGAAGACCCCCTTCATGTTGATCAGATCGATCGGCCCCCGGAAAGCCCCTTCTTTCCCGATCGGGATCTGAATCGGAACGGGTCGCGCACCGAGCCGATCGACGATCGATTGAACGCTCGTGAAGAAGTCGGCACCCGTCCGGTCCATTTTATTCATGAAGGCGATTCGGGGAACACCGTATCGATCGGCCTGCCGCCAAACCGTTTCCGACTGCGGCTCGACCCCTTGCACGGAGTCGAATACCGCCACGGCCCCGTCGAGGACCCGAAGCGACCGCTCCACCTCAATGGTAAAGTCGACATGGCCGGGGGTGTCGATGATGTTGATCCGATGGCCTTTCCAGTAGCAGGTCGTTGCCGCGGAGGTGATGGTGATGCCCCGCTCCCGCTCCTGATCCATCCAATCCATCGTCGTTGTTCCCTCGTCGACCTCGCCGATCCGATGCGTGACCCCGGTATAAAAAAGGATCCGCTCGGTCGTGGTCGTTTTTCCAGCGTCGATGTGTGCCATGATCCCGATGTTTCTAATTTTGTCTAAAGGATATTCGCGTGGCATTTTTTTACTCCCTT
The Candidatus Manganitrophaceae bacterium DNA segment above includes these coding regions:
- a CDS encoding 50S ribosomal protein L23 — protein: MNRHDLIVRPVLTEKSTLLREGYNKYCFMVRPKANKTEVKRAVEETLNVKVESVHIVNVLGKEKRLGRFVGKRPDWKKAIVTLKEGEKLTLFEG
- the rplD gene encoding 50S ribosomal protein L4, which gives rise to MPDVEVKNMQNEKTGTLTLDEPIFGAEVSRGLLHEIVQMQLASMRQGTAATKTKGFVSGGGKKPWKQKGTGRARAGSNRSPIWRGGGTTFGPLPRGYGYDIPKKKARKALFSALSSKVQEGRVVVLEDLEISEPKTKSMVNLLSRLGLEGKILLVVSQITENLGRVTRNLAAVKVQEVRQLNVYDLLLADTLLTTRRDIARLVEVWGNHESA
- the rplC gene encoding 50S ribosomal protein L3 translates to MVNGLIGYKLGMTQVYTDEGKLVPVTVLEVGPCKVVQIKTAEKEGYQSAQLSFDEVKEHRINRPGRGHFKKADVTTARVLKEFKGDLNGITLGQVIKADIFQKGEIVNVTGVSKGKGFQGVMKRFHYAGGPATHGSMFHRHPGSIGASSFPSRVWKNKGMPGHMGNEQVTTEGLQIIEIRLDENLIFIKGAVPGSPKGLVLIRKSKKQKIKKQPAEAAKK
- the rpsJ gene encoding 30S ribosomal protein S10, with translation MVNQKIRIRLKAYDYRVLDQSVGEIVDTVKRTGAKVAGPIPLPTKINKYTVLRSPHVDKKSREQFEIRTHKRLIDILEPTPETVDALMKLNLSAGVNVEIKL
- the tuf gene encoding elongation factor Tu; translation: MAKAKFERTKPHVNIGTIGHVDHGKTTLTSAITKVLAEKKFAEYLAYDQIDKAPEEKERGITIAIAHVEYQTDKRHYAHVDCPGHADYVKNMITGAAQMDGAILVVSAADGPMPQTREHILLARQVGVPYIVVFLNKADMVDDKELLELVELEVRELLSKYEFPGDDIPVVIGSALKALEGDKGEMGEQAIMKLMDAIDSYIPTPQREIDKPFIMPIEDVFSISGRGTVVTGRCEKGIVKVGDEIEIVGIKPTQKTVVTGVEMFRKILDQGQAGDNIGVLLRGTKKEDVERGMVLAKPASITPHTVFNAEAYILTKEEGGRHTPFFNGYRPQFYLRTTNVTGVVKLPEMIMPGDNVTMEVELIMPIAMQEGLRFAIREGGKTVGAGVITKIIK
- the fusA gene encoding elongation factor G, which codes for MPREYPLDKIRNIGIMAHIDAGKTTTTERILFYTGVTHRIGEVDEGTTTMDWMDQERERGITITSAATTCYWKGHRINIIDTPGHVDFTIEVERSLRVLDGAVAVFDSVQGVEPQSETVWRQADRYGVPRIAFMNKMDRTGADFFTSVQSIVDRLGARPVPIQIPIGKEGAFRGPIDLINMKGVFFDDETLGAKYVVDEIPEELRATAQEYRDKMIEALADIDDTLMEKFLNGATITPEEIKAALRKGTLTMKIVPVLCGASFKNKGVQLLIDAVVDYLPSPLDVPPMKGIDPKTGAELIRKVRDDEPFSALAFKIMTDSFVGQLTFFRVYSGVLTSGSYIYNSTKENKERIGRILKMHANKREDIKEVYAGDIAAAVGLRNTTTGDTLCDENHPVLLEVMKFPEPVIAMAIEPKTKADQEKLGLSLQKLIQEDPSLRVSTDEETLQTIISGMGELHLEIIVDRLKREFKVETNVGKPQVAYRETIQTRAEAEGKYIRQSGGRGQYGHVWLTVEPQEPGKGFEFVNKIVGGSVPKEYIPAVEKGIREAMTSGVVAGYPMVDFKAILTDGSYHEVDSSEMAFKIAASMGFKEATKRANPALLEPIMDLEVIVPEEYMGDVIGNLSSKRGKILGMKMRGGAQVISAQVPLAEMFGYATDLRSMTQGRGVFTMQFAHYDVVPKNISDEIIAKNQGTAA